One Chroogloeocystis siderophila 5.2 s.c.1 DNA segment encodes these proteins:
- a CDS encoding amidase, whose product MIHQLTATKLARAIQSRQIRVVDAVAACFEQIEQHNDRLKAIMTTCRDRALVEAKQADAAIEQGQTLRILQGVPFTAKDLTPTAGVRTTFGSVIYQDYVPQHDELCVARSRSCGGILIGKTNTPEFGLGAHCTNSLYGPTTNPYNPNYTCGGSSGGAAVAVATGMCYLAQGTDMGGSVRTPASFCNIVGLRPSAGRIPRRRKMLLWDYLDTDGILARTVEDAALMLAAMAGEDWGDPLSVGSQWNRPDFSPQICDRLTNSVRVGFSANLGIATIDAEVEAVFQRAIAQITSLCPQVDAAHPDCSMAQFAFETLRAATLLHKQKHHYAKYADLLSESVRWNIERGKGISAADLLNAEAERDRLYLNFLNFFKKYDILATVSASVPPFLHTQSEILEINHTPLRNIIDYLTITYTISLTGLPAISVPCGWTTSGLPIGMQLIGKPRGEAELLQFAYLLQERLNFRHHWL is encoded by the coding sequence ATGATTCATCAGTTAACGGCGACAAAACTCGCCCGTGCAATTCAAAGTAGGCAGATCCGCGTTGTTGACGCAGTGGCTGCGTGTTTTGAACAAATTGAACAACACAATGATCGTCTTAAAGCAATCATGACAACCTGTCGCGATCGCGCTTTAGTAGAAGCAAAGCAAGCTGATGCAGCGATTGAACAAGGGCAAACCCTCAGAATTCTACAGGGTGTTCCTTTTACAGCCAAAGACTTGACACCAACAGCAGGAGTGCGCACAACATTTGGTTCAGTCATTTATCAAGATTATGTCCCTCAACACGATGAACTTTGCGTCGCGCGATCGCGATCTTGTGGCGGTATCTTAATCGGTAAAACGAATACACCCGAATTTGGATTAGGTGCGCATTGTACAAACTCACTTTACGGACCAACTACTAACCCTTACAATCCCAATTACACTTGTGGTGGTTCGAGTGGCGGTGCAGCCGTCGCAGTTGCAACGGGGATGTGTTACCTAGCCCAAGGAACCGATATGGGTGGATCAGTGCGAACTCCAGCAAGCTTTTGTAATATTGTTGGGTTGCGCCCTTCTGCTGGGCGGATACCGCGTCGTCGCAAGATGTTGCTATGGGATTATTTAGATACCGATGGAATTTTAGCGCGTACAGTAGAAGATGCCGCATTGATGCTGGCAGCAATGGCTGGTGAAGACTGGGGCGATCCATTGTCCGTAGGTAGTCAATGGAATAGACCAGATTTTTCACCGCAGATATGCGATCGCTTAACAAACAGTGTACGTGTTGGCTTCAGTGCGAATTTAGGAATTGCCACAATTGATGCTGAAGTTGAAGCTGTTTTTCAACGTGCGATCGCACAAATTACAAGTTTGTGTCCTCAGGTAGATGCTGCACATCCTGATTGTTCAATGGCGCAATTTGCGTTTGAGACGCTGCGGGCTGCGACACTACTACACAAACAAAAGCATCATTATGCAAAGTACGCCGATTTACTTTCAGAAAGTGTGCGGTGGAATATTGAACGCGGTAAGGGAATTTCTGCTGCTGATCTCTTAAACGCCGAAGCCGAACGCGATCGCCTATATCTTAACTTCTTAAACTTCTTCAAAAAGTACGATATTCTTGCAACGGTAAGCGCCAGTGTTCCTCCATTTCTGCACACGCAATCAGAGATTCTAGAAATCAATCACACTCCATTGCGTAATATTATTGATTACTTGACAATTACCTACACAATCTCATTAACAGGTTTACCTGCTATTTCAGTTCCCTGTGGTTGGACAACATCAGGTTTACCTATTGGTATGCAATTAATCGGCAAACCCAGAGGAGAAGCCGAGTTACTTCAATTTGCTTATTTACTACAAGAGAGATTAAACTTTCGCCATCATTGGCTTTAG